Within the Halarcobacter mediterraneus genome, the region GAATTTTACAGCAAAACTTTCAAATGACATGCATAGCTTTTTAGAAAAAAAATTTAATATGGAGATAGTAAATGACAAAATTAATGAAAATAGTATCATTAACAACTTTAACTTTGCTTATTAGTGGTTGTTCTTATAAAAATGTCAATTCAACAAAACCAAAAATAGATGAAACTTTAGAAGTAGTTGATTCAGCTTCAATTAGAAGTATCTCAGACATAAATGCCATCGCTTTTGAATGGAGAAAAGTTGATGACCCTAGAGTTACTGGATATCATTTTTATAGAGCTAACTTACAAAAAGATGGTTCAAAACTTAAACTAATTGATACTATAGAAAATAGATATACAACTCACTATCTTGATGAGGACTTAGAACCAAATACAAAATATATTTATAAAATATCTTCTGCAACAGCAAGTGAAGTAGAATCAAAAACAACAAATAACTATACTACTTCAACTCTACCTGTTATGGAAGGAGTTAGTTTTATTCAAGCTATTTCAAATCTTCCTAGACAAATAAAAATCATATGGAGACCTCATTCTAATCAAAGAATTGAAAGTTATGAAATTCAAAGAAAAACTCCTACAACAAGTGAATGGGAAGAAATAGAAACCGTAGATGGAAGACTTCAAGCTGAATATATAGATATGGATTTAGAAGACAATGTAGTATACCACTACAGAGTTATTGCAAAAACTTTTGATGATATAGAAACAATGCCTAGTGCTTTAGTTAAAGCACAAACAAAACCTTTACCAGATGGAATTATAAGTTTAAGAGCAAGTAATGACTTACCAAGAAAAATTGCTCTTAACTGGCAAGCTTCAAAGTCTTCTGATGTTATAAAATATAATATTTACAGAAGTACAAATGCAGAAAATAGTTTCTCACTTTTAAAAACAGTAGGTGCTAAAACTTTAACTTATGAAGACTTTATAAATGAAGATGGAAAAGTATATTTCTATAAAGTAAGCTCAATAGACAATGATGGCTTAGAGAGTAATTTAAATGTAAACGCTGTTATGGGGATTACTTTAGGAAAGTTGAAAAAACCTATTATGACTTTAGCTCAAATTCAAGGTGAAAAAGCCATTCTGAACTGGTTAGCAGGTGATAATAGAGCTGCTTCTTATACTGTATATAAGACTATAAAAGAAGGATTATTTAAATCTAAAACTATTAAATTTCAAGGAATAAAAGCCCTTAGATTTGAGGATAAAGATATAGTAAGAGGTGTTGAATATAATTATGCGATTCAAGCTGTAGATAGAAATGGTATTGTTTCAGAGGTTACAAATAAAACAGAATTAGTATTACCTAAGCTAGTGGAAATGAATTAAATAAATGCCTCATATAATTTTTGAAAAAGATAATAACAATATTACTGTGCCATCAACAATTGATGGTACACAATTTGAGTTTATTGCAAAATCATACAACTTTACTCAAAAACAAAGAAAAGAAGAATATAGAATTTCTACAAAAAAAGATGATAAAAGATTTTTACTAACTTTAAAAGAAAAAAATGAAAACTACCTTTTAAAAGCAGACAAAGTAACAAGAATTAGTCCAGTTCAAATATTAAAAGATTCTATAAACTCTTATATAAAATTAAGAGAATCAAAAATAATCTCTTCAAACACTCAAAATTTTAATAAAAAAGTTGAGCCTTCACAAGAATATCTTAAAGATATGGACTTTTTTGTTAATGATTTTAAAACACAAAAAGAGATTCAAATTGAAATAGGTTTTGGAAGTGGAAGACATCTTTTACATCAAGCAAAAAACAATCCTAATATTCAATTTATTGGACTAGAAATACATACTCCTTCTATTGAACAGTTATTAAAACAAATAAAGATACAAGAACTTAAAAATATTTTAGTAGTAAATTATGATGCAAGACTCTTTATGGAATTTATTTCTTCAAATAAAGTTGGAAAAATATTTGTTCATTTTCCAGTTCCTTGGGATAAAAAACCTCACAGAAGAGTCTTTTCTAATGCTTTTATAAATGAAGCTTTAAGAGTATTAAAAATAGATGGAACATTAGAATTAAGAACTGATAGTAGAAAATATTTTGATTATTGTGTAGAACTACTTACAAACCTTCCTAAAGGTAAAATAACTATTGATATAAATAAAGACTTAGAAGTATCTAGTAAATATGAAGATAGATGGAAAAAACAAGGTAAAAATATTTATGATGTAGTTTTAACTTGTAATCAAGAAGACAAAGATATAAATTTTGATTTTGATTTTTCTTTTGATGAATTTATTGATTTTGAAAATATTATAAAAGATATTCCTCAAAAAGCCATTGTAGAAGAAGACTTCTTTATCCATATTGAAGATATTTATACAATTGAAGATAAAACTAACTCAGGTTTAATTCAAATAACTTTTGGAAGTTTTGATAGACCCTTAAGTAAATATATTCTAATAGAAGAAGGTAAAGCCTCTTATTATCAAGATTCCCCTCTTCCTACAAGTGCAAATATAAAAGCACATAAACAATTGAAAGGGTTATTAAAGAAATGATTAGGGCAAAAAATATTTACCTTTCTTATGATGAAAACAAATATGTTATCAAAAAAGGTAACTTTGCTATCAAAGAGAAAGAGTTTATATTTATTGGCGGAACAAGTGGAAGTGGAAAATCTACTTTATTAAAATCTTTTTATGGAGAGATTCCTTTAAAACATGGAGAATTAAGAATTGCAGGACAAAATGTTTTTGGAATAAAAGGCAAAGCTTTAAGAAATTTAAGAAAAGATATAGGAATTATATTTCAAGATTATAAATTAATAAATGAATGGACTATTGAAGAAAATATTATGATTCCACTAAAAATCAATGGTTATTCAAATGATATTTCAAGGGAACAAGCTACAAAACTTTTAAACCATGTAAAACTTTCTCACAGAGCAGGATATTATCCAAATGAACTAAGTGGAGGAGAACAACAAAGAGTTGCAGTAGCAAGAGCCTTAGCCCATAATCCAAAAATAATTATTGCAGATGAACCAACTGGTAACTTAGATGACTATTCTGCTGAAGTTGTTTGGAATCTACTAAAAGGTGCAAATGAACAGCTAGGAATTACTGTTGTAGTTGTAACACATAGAGTTCCTAAAAACTTTGGTATTAGATTTAGGCAATTATCAATTGAAGATGGGATAATTTATGAAGTTTCTTAAAAATAGTTTTGCTTTCGTAATTCCATTAACTGCCATGTTAATCTCTTTTATAATTTATCTTTTTTCTTCAAATATATTAGAAAACTATAGAATAAAAATTGCAAATGACTACTCTATTGTTGTAATTACAAACACTCCATTAATAAAAGAAGACATTAGTCAACTTGCAGGAATAAATGTAGAAAAAATCATTACCCTAGAAAAAAAAGAGATAATTGATAATATAAAATCAAGTTTATCTGAAGCCTCAATTGAATTATTAAAAAGAAAACTTCCCCACTTTTATAAAATAAAGCTTGAAGTTTTTCCTACAACAAGCCAATTAGAAACTATCAAAAATAAACTATATGCAAATAAAAATGTAAGAAAAGTAGAAATCTTCTCAAAAAATCATAATAGTGTTTACCTTTTAATGCTTTTACTTAGTCAAATAAGTTTTATTCTCTTTACTATTATTACTATTTTTGCAATTATTATGATTGCAAAACAAATAAGAATTTGGTTTTATGAGCATCATGAAAAAATCACTATTCTTAAACTTCATGGTGCTTCTATTTTATACAGTTCTTCAACTATATTAAAATATGCAATTTTAAGCTCTTTTTTATCTTTTTTCATTGTATCTGCTACTTTTATATATTTAGTGGGTAATATTGGCGTATTACTACCTGATGATTTAGAGAATATTGTACAGATAACTCTTACAATAAATGAATCACTTCTACAAATATTTTTATTGTCATTTGGTATTTCAATACTAACAATTCTTGGTGTACTATTAAAATACAAATTTAAATATGATTAAAATATTAATTTCTTTATTAACAGTTATTACACTTTTTGCAGCTTCAACTAAAAGCATTGATAAAAAAATTGCAAATAATAAACAAATTTTAAAACAAAGTGAATCAATAAAGAAAAAAAGAGATTTACAAATTAAAATTTTGGCAAAACAAATAAATAATCAAAATAAAGAATTATCAAGAATCGAAAAAGCAATTGTAATAATAAATGATGATATAAAAAAACATCAAGAACAATTAGCAACTGCAAAAAAAGCGTTGAATGAACTACAAAAAAACTCTACTAATTTAATAAAAGAAAAAAAAGACAGTGAAGAAAAAATTGTAAATACAATAATAAATGAATTTTCTTCTTCTATAGCATTAAAGCTAGCAAGAGAAAGTAGTTTAGAAGAATTAGTAGATTCTGAAATATATACAATTCTTTCTGAAAATTCAAAGGATCAAATTCTTAAAATAAATAATAGTTATGAACTTTTAACTCAAAATAAGAAAGAAAATGAAAATAAAATTAGTTCAATTAGTTCTTATATAAAAGAAAGAAAAAAGAAGAAAAAAGAGTTAAATATTTTAAAATCCGCTCGTTCTAAATCTTTAGTTTCTTTAGAAAAAAAACACCAGCAATATCAAAAAGAACTAAAAAAAGCTGTACAAAAACAAGAATCACTAAAAGATTTACTTGGAAAATTAAATATTTTAAAAAAAGAAGAGATAGAAAAACAAAAAAAAGCAGCAATTACTAGAGCAAAAAGACTTGCTGCACAGAAAAAAAGAAAAACTAAAAAAAGTTCCCAGTATGAAGTAAGTGATAAAGAAAGAAATGAAAAATATGTTAAAAACTTAGACTTAGATGTTAGGATGATAGGTTCTTCAACTTCTGGAGTTAAAATTTCAAGATATAGAGGAAGAAAAACAATTGCACCTTTAGACTCTTTTAATGTAATTAAAAAATTTGGTACTTATTTTGACCCTGTTTATAAGATTGAACTTTTCAATGAATCAATTGTATTAAAAACAAAAAAACCACAAGCAAAAGTAAAAGCAATTTTTAATGGAAAAATTGTTTATGCAAAAAAAGATGCAGGTATGTTAGAAAATGTTGTTATTGTTCAACATAGAAATGGTCTACATACAATATATTCCCACCTAGATCAAATCTCTCCATCATTAAAAGTAGGACGATGGATAAAAAAAGGATATGTGGTAGGAAGAGTAAATGATACTCTAACTTTTCAAGCTACAAAAAATGAAATGCATGTCAACCCAAAAGATCTTTTTAAGATTTAATAAAATTTAAAATTATCTTTGTAAAAAAAATTAATTTTATTTTTAAATCTTTAAGGCTAATTTATATACAATAAAGCCTTTAAAGGTGTGTGTATGAAAAAGAATATTACTCTTTATGCAGTTATTATGATAATAATGCTTTCTGTTACTATTTCCTTATTTAGTTTATATAACTTAAGAAAAACTGGTATTGAATCTGCTATTCATAATGCTCAATCTATATCTGAAGTTGTAAAAAGTGGTTTAACAGCTCATATGATAAATGGGAATATGGATCAAGTAGAAACCTTTATAAACTCAACCTCACATATAAAAAATGTAGATGAATTATGGCTTGTAAGAAGTAAACATTTAAATGAACAATTTCCTGAATCGAAATTAAGTCATCCGCCAAGAGATGAATTTGATGAAAAAGTTTTAAAAACAGGAAGAATACATCACTATATAGAAGAAGGAATCACAAATTCAAGTGTCAGGGTTACAATTCCTTATAATGCAGTTGCAGAAAAAGGAATTGATTGTCTAAAATGCCATAATGTTCCACAAGGTACAACTTTAGGGGCAGTATCTATTGTTCTTGATATTAGCACAATAAAAGAAATAGGAATTGAATCAATATATGTTATTTTGGTTCTAATTTTAACAACAGTAATATTATTTATTCTTATAAGCAGAAGACTCATAAACCCTTATTTAACCTTATTTGATAAATTTAAATTAAATGTAAATCAAGCAACTAATGGAAAATTTAAAAGAATAAACCCTCCAATAGGATTATCAAAAGAAATGGTTAAACTTACTCAAGAATATAATAATCTAATTCAATCCTTTGAAGATACTGCTATTGATATTGATAAAAAACTTCAAGGTTATGTGGGATATGAAATTTCATCAAAAGAAAGAAACCCTTTAAAAGACTCTAAGGAAATTATTAATAATCTTTCAAATTTATATCAGTTTAAAAAACAAATTGAATTAGATAATACAAAAGAAGAGATATATAATAGACTTGCTGAAGTTTTACTAAACAAATTCAAAATCAAAAACTTCTCTTTTATAGAATTAGATATGAAAAAATATAAACAAACTAAAATAAAAGAAGTTGGTCACTCTTTATATTGTAAAGATACAATTTTAAATAATCCTGAATTATGTAGAGCAGCAAGAACAAAAAATGATGTGATGTCTGTTGATTTTCATAATACTTGTCCATATTTTAACAATGATGAAAAATTTTATTACTGCTTTCATGTTGATATTAGTCAAAACTTATATTTAATAATCAACTGCGTATCTGACACAAAAGAAGAGCTAGAAAGAATAAAAGAACAAACTGTATTTGTAAAAAGTTATCTAAAAGAATCAGCACCATCTATTGAAGTAAAAATATTAATGAATGCCTTACAAGAATCTGCTTTTAGGGATGGATTAACAGGACTTTATAATAGAAAATTCTTAGAAGAATATAGCAAAAAAATGCTTCCTCAGCTTAAACGTGATAATAAAAAAGTTGGGCTATTAATGCTTGATATGGATCATTTCAAAGCTGTAAATGATGAATATGGACATGATATTGGAGATAAAGTTTTAAAAGAACTTGCTAGAATTCTTAATGAAACAGTTAGAGAATCAGATATTATCATTAGATATGGTGGAGAAGAATTTATGGTTCTTTTAATTGGTGTTACAAATGAAACAAATGCTCTAAATGTTGCTAAAAAAATTGCAAATAATGTTAGAGAAAATGAGATTGATGTTTATGCTGGTGCAAAATTAAGAAAAACTGTTAGTATTGGACTTTCTATGTACCCTGATGATGCTAATTCTTTTGATTCTGTTATAAAAAATGCAGATATTGCTTTATATGAAGCTAAAAATAGTGGAAGAGATAAAGTTGTAAGATTCAAAGAAGAACAAATTTCAAGTATTGATCTTTTCTAAGGAATAATATATGGCTATAAAAGATAAAATCAAGTGGAATGAAAAATATACAAATAATAAAAGTCTACTAAAAAGAAGACCGCAAAGTAAAAAACTTTTAAATGCAATAAAAATAGTAAAAGGATCTTTAGCTCTTGATGTCGCTTGTGGAGTAGGAAGAAACTCTATTTTTCTAGCCCAAAATGGTTTTGAAGTAGAAGCCCTAGATATTTCTTCTGTTGCCTTAGAAGAATTAGACAAAAGCAACTATAAAAATATTAAAACAAAACAAATTGATTTAGAAAACTATTGCCCAAAAGAAGATAGTTATAATTTGATAGTTATGACAAATTATTTAGATAGAAAGCTAATCGAAAAACTTTATAAAGCTCTTAAAAAAGATGGTATCTTATTTATTGAAACATATATGTTTCATAAAGAGAATGAAAAACCACCTTCAAACCCTAATTTTTTACTAAAAGAAAATGAACTTAAAACCTTTTTTAAAGAAGAAGGAATAATTTTAGATTATGAAGAGTTTTTTAATGAACCTTTTGAAATGTATAAAATGAGAAAACAAGCAATTATTATAAAAAAATCCAATAATTAATAGGAAATACTTTATGGAATCAAAATATAGTGAAAGAACAATCCTTACAATAATCAAATATGGGGCGCTTATTCCTATTATAATATTTTCTTTTCTAATAACTTATTTATCAATAAAACAAAAAGATGATGAATTAAACCATGAAATAAAAGTTTTAAAAGAAAAATTTCTACAAGAAAATAAAGAAAATGTTAAAAATGAAGTTTATAGAGTAATTGATTCTATAAACTATGAAATAAAAAGCTCCGATGAGGCTTTAAAAACTTTTTTAAAAGATAAAGTATATGAAGCATACCAAATCGCAGATAATATTTATAAAGAAGAAACCAAAAAAAACAAACCTAAAGAAGAAATTTATAACACAATAAAATTAGCTTTAGGAGGGATGATTTATAATGAAGGAACAGGTTATATTTTTCTTGATGATATAAATGGAGTAAAACAACTTCAACCTTTCAATCGAAGTTTTGAAGGTAGAAATTTTCTACATTATGAAGATGCAAAAGGCTATAGATTTGTTGAGACTATAGTTCAAACTATAAAAGATAAAACTGAAACTTATGATACTTATTATTGGTATAAATCAAAAGAAGATAAAACTGCTTACAAAAAAATGAGTTTTTATAAATATTTTGAACCCTTTGATGTAGCAATTGGAACAGGAGAATATTTAGTTGACTTTGAGAAAAGAATACAACAAAATCTTTTGAAAAGAATTAGAAATATTAGATTTAACAATAATAATGGATACATATTTATATTTGATTCAAAAGGAACTTATTTATCTTATTTTGAAAAAGACAAAATCAAAACCAATGGTTTTAAAACAGAAAATACAAAAGGAAAATATTTAATTAAAGACTTAGTTGAATTTGCAATAGATAAAAAAGAAGGATACTACTCTTACCTTGCACTAAAAAAACCAAATCTTTCTACAGATAATAATGAAAAAATTTCTTTTATAAAATATTTTGAAGATTGGGATTGGATTATTGGAGCAGGATTTTATTTGGATGAGTTAAACAATGATGTAAAAGAAAGAGAACTTGAATTAATAAAAAAACATGAAGCAATCATTTCAGATATCATTATTTTAAGTATTATTATTACAAGTTTACTACTTTTGATCTCTTTTTACATTTCAAAAATTGTTTCAAAAAAGTTTGATGATTATAAAAATAATTTAAAAGAAGAAATGAATAGAACAGTTGAAAAAGAAAGATTACTAATCCAACAATCAAAAATGGCAACAATGGGTGAAATGATAGGAAATATAGCCCATCAATGGAAACAACCTTTATCTATAATTTCTACAGCTTCAACTGGAGTAAAACTACAAAAAGAGTTAGAAACTTTAACTGATAAAGAGTTATCTGAAGCAATGGATTCAATTAATAATTCTTCACAATATTTAGCACAGACAATTGAAGACTTTAGAAGCTTTTTTAAACCAAATAAATTAAAACAAAGATTTATATTTAGATCATTATATGAGAAAACATTTAAATTAATTAATTCTCAATTTAAAAACAATAATATTCAAATAATAGAAAACATTGATGATATAGAATTAAATACCTATGAAAACGAATTATTACAAGTACTTATTAATATTTTGAAAAATAGTAAAGATGAATTAATAAAACTACCAAGGGAAGAAAGAAGACTTATTTTTGTTAACTCCTTTTCAAAAAACAAGCAGGTTTTTATAAAAATAAGAGATAATGCAGGGGGAATTCCAGAAGAGATTATAGATA harbors:
- the trmB gene encoding tRNA (guanosine(46)-N7)-methyltransferase TrmB, whose amino-acid sequence is MPHIIFEKDNNNITVPSTIDGTQFEFIAKSYNFTQKQRKEEYRISTKKDDKRFLLTLKEKNENYLLKADKVTRISPVQILKDSINSYIKLRESKIISSNTQNFNKKVEPSQEYLKDMDFFVNDFKTQKEIQIEIGFGSGRHLLHQAKNNPNIQFIGLEIHTPSIEQLLKQIKIQELKNILVVNYDARLFMEFISSNKVGKIFVHFPVPWDKKPHRRVFSNAFINEALRVLKIDGTLELRTDSRKYFDYCVELLTNLPKGKITIDINKDLEVSSKYEDRWKKQGKNIYDVVLTCNQEDKDINFDFDFSFDEFIDFENIIKDIPQKAIVEEDFFIHIEDIYTIEDKTNSGLIQITFGSFDRPLSKYILIEEGKASYYQDSPLPTSANIKAHKQLKGLLKK
- a CDS encoding murein hydrolase activator EnvC family protein produces the protein MIKILISLLTVITLFAASTKSIDKKIANNKQILKQSESIKKKRDLQIKILAKQINNQNKELSRIEKAIVIINDDIKKHQEQLATAKKALNELQKNSTNLIKEKKDSEEKIVNTIINEFSSSIALKLARESSLEELVDSEIYTILSENSKDQILKINNSYELLTQNKKENENKISSISSYIKERKKKKKELNILKSARSKSLVSLEKKHQQYQKELKKAVQKQESLKDLLGKLNILKKEEIEKQKKAAITRAKRLAAQKKRKTKKSSQYEVSDKERNEKYVKNLDLDVRMIGSSTSGVKISRYRGRKTIAPLDSFNVIKKFGTYFDPVYKIELFNESIVLKTKKPQAKVKAIFNGKIVYAKKDAGMLENVVIVQHRNGLHTIYSHLDQISPSLKVGRWIKKGYVVGRVNDTLTFQATKNEMHVNPKDLFKI
- a CDS encoding cell division ATP-binding protein FtsE, yielding MIRAKNIYLSYDENKYVIKKGNFAIKEKEFIFIGGTSGSGKSTLLKSFYGEIPLKHGELRIAGQNVFGIKGKALRNLRKDIGIIFQDYKLINEWTIEENIMIPLKINGYSNDISREQATKLLNHVKLSHRAGYYPNELSGGEQQRVAVARALAHNPKIIIADEPTGNLDDYSAEVVWNLLKGANEQLGITVVVVTHRVPKNFGIRFRQLSIEDGIIYEVS
- a CDS encoding GGDEF domain-containing protein, which encodes MKKNITLYAVIMIIMLSVTISLFSLYNLRKTGIESAIHNAQSISEVVKSGLTAHMINGNMDQVETFINSTSHIKNVDELWLVRSKHLNEQFPESKLSHPPRDEFDEKVLKTGRIHHYIEEGITNSSVRVTIPYNAVAEKGIDCLKCHNVPQGTTLGAVSIVLDISTIKEIGIESIYVILVLILTTVILFILISRRLINPYLTLFDKFKLNVNQATNGKFKRINPPIGLSKEMVKLTQEYNNLIQSFEDTAIDIDKKLQGYVGYEISSKERNPLKDSKEIINNLSNLYQFKKQIELDNTKEEIYNRLAEVLLNKFKIKNFSFIELDMKKYKQTKIKEVGHSLYCKDTILNNPELCRAARTKNDVMSVDFHNTCPYFNNDEKFYYCFHVDISQNLYLIINCVSDTKEELERIKEQTVFVKSYLKESAPSIEVKILMNALQESAFRDGLTGLYNRKFLEEYSKKMLPQLKRDNKKVGLLMLDMDHFKAVNDEYGHDIGDKVLKELARILNETVRESDIIIRYGGEEFMVLLIGVTNETNALNVAKKIANNVRENEIDVYAGAKLRKTVSIGLSMYPDDANSFDSVIKNADIALYEAKNSGRDKVVRFKEEQISSIDLF
- a CDS encoding sensor histidine kinase, giving the protein MESKYSERTILTIIKYGALIPIIIFSFLITYLSIKQKDDELNHEIKVLKEKFLQENKENVKNEVYRVIDSINYEIKSSDEALKTFLKDKVYEAYQIADNIYKEETKKNKPKEEIYNTIKLALGGMIYNEGTGYIFLDDINGVKQLQPFNRSFEGRNFLHYEDAKGYRFVETIVQTIKDKTETYDTYYWYKSKEDKTAYKKMSFYKYFEPFDVAIGTGEYLVDFEKRIQQNLLKRIRNIRFNNNNGYIFIFDSKGTYLSYFEKDKIKTNGFKTENTKGKYLIKDLVEFAIDKKEGYYSYLALKKPNLSTDNNEKISFIKYFEDWDWIIGAGFYLDELNNDVKERELELIKKHEAIISDIIILSIIITSLLLLISFYISKIVSKKFDDYKNNLKEEMNRTVEKERLLIQQSKMATMGEMIGNIAHQWKQPLSIISTASTGVKLQKELETLTDKELSEAMDSINNSSQYLAQTIEDFRSFFKPNKLKQRFIFRSLYEKTFKLINSQFKNNNIQIIENIDDIELNTYENELLQVLINILKNSKDELIKLPREERRLIFVNSFSKNKQVFIKIRDNAGGIPEEIIDKIYDPYFSTKKDKEGTGIGLYMSRQIIDSMDGKIKVSNVDFTFSNKKYKGAEFTIIIPLN
- a CDS encoding cell division protein FtsX, encoding MKFLKNSFAFVIPLTAMLISFIIYLFSSNILENYRIKIANDYSIVVITNTPLIKEDISQLAGINVEKIITLEKKEIIDNIKSSLSEASIELLKRKLPHFYKIKLEVFPTTSQLETIKNKLYANKNVRKVEIFSKNHNSVYLLMLLLSQISFILFTIITIFAIIMIAKQIRIWFYEHHEKITILKLHGASILYSSSTILKYAILSSFLSFFIVSATFIYLVGNIGVLLPDDLENIVQITLTINESLLQIFLLSFGISILTILGVLLKYKFKYD
- a CDS encoding fibronectin type III domain-containing protein, with amino-acid sequence MTKLMKIVSLTTLTLLISGCSYKNVNSTKPKIDETLEVVDSASIRSISDINAIAFEWRKVDDPRVTGYHFYRANLQKDGSKLKLIDTIENRYTTHYLDEDLEPNTKYIYKISSATASEVESKTTNNYTTSTLPVMEGVSFIQAISNLPRQIKIIWRPHSNQRIESYEIQRKTPTTSEWEEIETVDGRLQAEYIDMDLEDNVVYHYRVIAKTFDDIETMPSALVKAQTKPLPDGIISLRASNDLPRKIALNWQASKSSDVIKYNIYRSTNAENSFSLLKTVGAKTLTYEDFINEDGKVYFYKVSSIDNDGLESNLNVNAVMGITLGKLKKPIMTLAQIQGEKAILNWLAGDNRAASYTVYKTIKEGLFKSKTIKFQGIKALRFEDKDIVRGVEYNYAIQAVDRNGIVSEVTNKTELVLPKLVEMN
- a CDS encoding class I SAM-dependent methyltransferase — its product is MAIKDKIKWNEKYTNNKSLLKRRPQSKKLLNAIKIVKGSLALDVACGVGRNSIFLAQNGFEVEALDISSVALEELDKSNYKNIKTKQIDLENYCPKEDSYNLIVMTNYLDRKLIEKLYKALKKDGILFIETYMFHKENEKPPSNPNFLLKENELKTFFKEEGIILDYEEFFNEPFEMYKMRKQAIIIKKSNN